Genomic DNA from Gemmatimonadota bacterium:
CCTACCAGGAGGCGACCCGTGCAGACCGACACGACGCTCGCGTTGCTACGTTACCCGTACACCCACCTGGAGCCGCTGCGCGCCGCGGATCCTTGGCCCTCGGAGTGCGGCTGCCTCGTCGTATGGCGGCTGGAGGACGCCGCCGCGCAGCAGGCGGACATGGCGTACGTCCTGACCCGGCCGGCTTTCCTTCCGCTCGCAGTGGTGCTTCCACCCGCCGACGAAATCGAGCCCGCCGTGCCGCTGATCGAGGAGCTGCCTTCCCTGCGCCCGCGCATCGTGCTGCCTACCAGGCGCCTGGTGACGCCCGACCGCCTCCGGTACCTGCTGGCCCAGATCCCGCCCAACGTCCCGCGGTCCCTGGTGGACCACCTCCGCTTCCGCAGCCTGCTGCCCACGCTGCGCGTGCGCGAGGAGGTGACGCGCATCATCGAGCTATCGCCCACCACGCGGTCCATCTCCGCGCTTTCGCGCCGCATGTACACGTCGCGGCGCACGCTGGGGCGCGTGTTTTCCGGAGCGGGCCTACCCGCACCCTCCCACTGGCTCCAGTTCGGGCGACTGATGCACGTCGTCGTCCAGATCCAGAACTCGGACCGGATACCCATCAACAGGATAGCCATGCGGGCCGCCTACCCGGATGGCTTCACCATGAGCAATCAGATGAAGCGGTTGCTGGGCGTACGCCCCTCGGACGTGAGAGAGCGGCTGGGTTGGGAGTGGGTGGTGGAGTCCTGGATCCGGTCGGAAATGCAGCGCGGAGGCATCGATGCCGGTCGATACCGGCTCAACTAATGGGCGTCAGAAGCCGGCCATCGCCGCCTCTTCCGGCGTAGGCTTCGGAACCAGCGCAACGGCCTTGGTGATGATGTCGCCGTCGATGACGGCCTGGACCACGTCGGGATCGAACTGCGTGCTCGAACACCTGTCCAGCTCGTCTCGCACGGCGTCCTGGCTGAGCGCCTTCCGGTACGGACGATCGGACAAC
This window encodes:
- a CDS encoding AraC family transcriptional regulator is translated as MQTDTTLALLRYPYTHLEPLRAADPWPSECGCLVVWRLEDAAAQQADMAYVLTRPAFLPLAVVLPPADEIEPAVPLIEELPSLRPRIVLPTRRLVTPDRLRYLLAQIPPNVPRSLVDHLRFRSLLPTLRVREEVTRIIELSPTTRSISALSRRMYTSRRTLGRVFSGAGLPAPSHWLQFGRLMHVVVQIQNSDRIPINRIAMRAAYPDGFTMSNQMKRLLGVRPSDVRERLGWEWVVESWIRSEMQRGGIDAGRYRLN